The following are from one region of the Klebsiella aerogenes genome:
- a CDS encoding U32 family peptidase — protein sequence MRLQNHHLELLSPARDAGIAREAILHGADAVYIGGPGFGARHNASNSLSDIANLVPFAHRFGAKVFVTLNTILHDDELEPAQRLITDLYETGVDALIVQDMGIMELDLPPIELHASTQCDIRSVEKAKFLSDAGFSQIVLARELNLDQIHAIHEHTDATIEFFIHGALCVAYSGQCYISHAQTGRSANRGDCSQACRLPYTLKDDQGRVVAYEKHLLSMKDNDQTANLAALIDAGVRSFKIEGRYKDMSYVKNITAHYRQMLDRIIEDRGDLARSSAGRTEHFFIPSTDKTFHRGSTDYFVNARKGDIGAFDSPKFIGLPVGEVLKVSKDHLDVAVTDPLTNGDGLNVMIKREIVGFRANTVEKIGENRYRVWPNEMPADLHKVRPHEALNRNLDHNWQQALLKTSSERRIAVDITLSGWQEQLVLTMTCEDGISVTHTLDGEFAEATQAEKALANLRDGVAKLGQTIYYPREVQINLAPLFVPNSQLNQLRREAAEMLDQVRLDAWQRGTRKPVSVPPPVYPETHLSFLANVYNHKARAFYQRYGVQLIDAAYEAHEEKGDVPVMITKHCLRFAFNLCPKQAKGSIKSWKATPMQLIHGDEVLTLKFDCRPCEMHVVGKIKNHILKMPHPGSIVASVSPDELMKTLPKRKGA from the coding sequence ATGCGCCTGCAAAACCATCATCTTGAACTTCTTAGTCCTGCCCGCGATGCCGGGATCGCCCGTGAAGCGATTTTACACGGCGCGGACGCGGTCTACATCGGCGGGCCGGGCTTCGGCGCGCGCCACAACGCCAGCAACAGCCTGAGCGATATCGCCAATCTGGTGCCGTTCGCCCATCGCTTTGGCGCGAAGGTATTTGTGACGCTGAATACCATTCTTCATGATGATGAACTGGAACCGGCGCAGCGCCTGATTACCGATCTGTACGAAACCGGCGTTGACGCGCTGATTGTACAGGATATGGGGATCATGGAACTGGATCTGCCGCCAATTGAACTGCACGCCAGTACCCAATGCGACATTCGCAGCGTCGAGAAAGCAAAGTTCCTTTCCGATGCAGGGTTCAGTCAAATCGTACTCGCCCGCGAACTGAACCTCGATCAGATCCATGCGATCCACGAGCATACCGATGCGACCATCGAGTTCTTTATCCATGGCGCGCTGTGCGTCGCCTATTCCGGCCAGTGCTATATTTCGCATGCCCAAACCGGGCGCAGCGCCAACCGCGGCGACTGTTCGCAGGCCTGCCGCCTGCCATATACCCTGAAAGACGATCAGGGACGCGTGGTGGCGTATGAAAAACACCTGCTGTCGATGAAAGACAATGACCAGACCGCCAACCTGGCAGCGCTGATTGATGCCGGCGTGCGCTCCTTTAAGATTGAAGGGCGCTATAAAGATATGAGCTACGTGAAGAATATCACTGCTCATTATCGTCAGATGCTTGACCGTATTATCGAGGACCGCGGCGATCTGGCGCGTTCTTCTGCCGGGCGTACCGAACATTTCTTCATTCCTTCGACTGACAAAACCTTCCATCGCGGCAGCACCGATTACTTCGTTAATGCGCGCAAGGGCGATATTGGCGCGTTCGACTCGCCGAAGTTCATTGGCCTGCCAGTGGGTGAAGTGCTGAAGGTGAGCAAAGATCACCTTGATGTCGCCGTTACCGATCCGCTGACCAACGGTGATGGGCTGAATGTGATGATCAAACGTGAAATTGTCGGCTTCCGCGCCAATACCGTGGAGAAAATTGGCGAAAATCGCTATCGCGTGTGGCCAAACGAAATGCCCGCCGATCTGCATAAAGTGCGTCCGCACGAAGCGCTTAACCGTAACCTCGACCATAACTGGCAGCAGGCGTTGCTGAAGACGTCAAGCGAGCGTCGCATTGCTGTCGACATAACGCTGAGCGGCTGGCAGGAACAGTTGGTGCTGACGATGACCTGCGAAGATGGCATCAGCGTGACGCATACGCTGGACGGCGAGTTCGCCGAAGCGACCCAGGCGGAAAAAGCGTTGGCTAACCTGCGTGACGGCGTCGCCAAACTTGGACAGACGATTTACTACCCACGTGAAGTGCAGATAAACCTGGCACCGCTATTTGTACCGAATAGCCAGCTCAACCAGCTGCGTCGTGAAGCGGCGGAGATGCTCGATCAAGTGCGCCTTGATGCCTGGCAGCGCGGTACGCGTAAGCCGGTCTCCGTGCCGCCGCCGGTGTACCCGGAAACGCATTTGTCGTTCCTGGCGAATGTGTATAACCACAAAGCGCGCGCTTTCTACCAGCGCTATGGCGTACAGCTGATTGATGCGGCCTATGAGGCGCATGAAGAGAAGGGCGACGTGCCGGTGATGATTACCAAACACTGTCTGCGTTTCGCCTTTAATCTGTGTCCGAAACAGGCCAAGGGCTCGATTAAAAGCTGGAAGGCGACGCCGATGCAGCTGATCCACGGCGACGAAGTGTTAACGCTGAAATTTGATTGCCGTCCGTGCGAAATGCATGTGGTGGGTAAAATCAAAAATCACATTCTCAAAATGCCGCATCCAGGCAGTATTGTCGCCTCCGTCAGCCCGGATGAGCTGATGAAAACGTTGCCTAAGCGCAAAGGCGCTTAA
- a CDS encoding PLP-dependent aminotransferase family protein: MKKYQQLAQQLTEQIALGVWQPGDRLPSLREQVVSSGMSFMTVSHAYQLLESQGRIIARPQSGYYVAPQPVKQRQPEPPAQVTRNESVDINTYIFDVLQASRQASMLPFASAFPDPRLFPLQQLNRSLAQVSKTATAMSVIENLPPGNDELRHAIARRYALQGMNVAPDEIVITAGALEALNLSLQAVTEPGDWVVVENPCFYGALQALERLRLKALSVATDVKEGIDLAALEQALQSYPVKACWLMTNSQNPLGFTLSAEKKARLVSLLTRYNVMLIEDDVYSELYFGRDKPLPAKYWDHQEMTLHCSSFSKCLVPGFRIGWVAAGKHARRIQQLQLMSTLSTSSPMQLALVDYLSTKRYDAHLRRLRRQLAERKQLAWQALLRYLPAEVKIHHSDSGYFLWLELPAGVDASQLSTLALRDNISIAPGKMFSTTANWTSFFRFNTAWGWGEKEELGVKRLGELIRTLLA; this comes from the coding sequence ATGAAAAAATACCAGCAGCTTGCGCAGCAACTCACCGAACAGATTGCCCTTGGCGTCTGGCAGCCGGGCGATCGGTTGCCTTCATTACGTGAACAGGTCGTGAGTAGCGGCATGAGTTTTATGACGGTGAGCCATGCGTACCAGTTACTGGAGAGTCAGGGGCGGATTATCGCCCGTCCGCAGTCCGGTTACTACGTCGCGCCGCAGCCGGTAAAGCAGCGCCAGCCGGAGCCGCCCGCCCAGGTGACGCGTAACGAATCCGTCGATATCAACACCTACATTTTCGATGTACTGCAGGCCAGCCGTCAGGCATCGATGCTGCCGTTTGCCTCTGCTTTTCCCGATCCGCGTCTGTTTCCACTGCAGCAGCTAAACCGTTCGCTGGCGCAGGTAAGCAAAACGGCCACCGCCATGAGCGTGATTGAGAATTTACCGCCAGGTAATGACGAGTTGCGCCATGCCATCGCGCGCCGGTATGCCTTGCAGGGGATGAACGTCGCGCCGGATGAGATTGTGATTACCGCTGGCGCGCTGGAGGCGCTGAACCTCAGCCTGCAGGCGGTTACTGAGCCAGGCGATTGGGTAGTGGTGGAAAACCCCTGTTTTTACGGCGCGTTGCAGGCGCTGGAGCGTTTACGCTTAAAGGCGCTATCGGTGGCGACCGATGTCAAAGAGGGCATCGATCTGGCCGCGCTGGAACAAGCGTTGCAAAGCTATCCGGTGAAAGCGTGCTGGCTAATGACCAATAGCCAGAATCCGCTGGGATTTACCCTGAGCGCCGAGAAAAAAGCGCGGCTGGTGTCGCTGTTAACCCGTTACAACGTGATGTTAATTGAAGATGATGTCTACAGCGAACTGTACTTTGGCCGCGATAAGCCGCTACCGGCAAAATACTGGGATCATCAGGAAATGACGCTGCACTGTAGCTCGTTTTCTAAATGTCTGGTTCCGGGTTTTCGCATCGGCTGGGTCGCCGCCGGCAAGCATGCTCGCCGCATCCAACAACTGCAGTTAATGAGTACGCTTTCCACCAGTTCGCCAATGCAGCTGGCGCTGGTGGATTACCTCTCGACTAAACGCTACGACGCGCATTTACGCCGTCTACGCCGCCAGCTCGCCGAGCGTAAACAGCTGGCCTGGCAGGCATTGCTGCGTTATCTTCCCGCGGAAGTGAAAATTCACCATAGCGATAGCGGCTATTTTCTCTGGCTGGAGCTGCCTGCTGGCGTCGATGCCAGCCAGCTCAGCACGCTGGCGCTGCGTGATAACATCAGTATTGCGCCGGGGAAAATGTTTTCTACCACCGCGAACTGGA
- a CDS encoding cytochrome ubiquinol oxidase subunit I, giving the protein MFGLDAFHLARIQFAFTVSFHIIFPAITIGLASYLAVLEGLWLKTNNPTWRSLYHFWSKIFAVNFGMGVVSGLVMAYQFGTNWSGFSQFAGSITGPLLTYEVLTAFFLEAGFLGVMLFGWNRVGPGLHFFATCMVALGTIISTFWILASNSWMQTPQGFEVVNGQVVPVDWLAVIFNPSFPYRLLHMSVAAFLSSALFVGASAAWHLLRGNQTPAIRAMFSMALWMTLIVAPIQAMIGDMHGLNTLKHQPAKIAAIEGHWENPPGEPTPLLLFGWPDMQQERTRYGLEIPALGSLILTHSLEKQVPALKEFAAEDRPNSTIVFWSFRLMAGLGMLMIALGIIALWLRYRQRLYHSRPFLLFALWMGPSGLIAILAGWVTTEVGRQPWVVYGVQRTADAVSAHGDLHMTISLLAFIAVYSSVFGVGYSYMLRLIRKGPQEQISAPSGTAARPLSAASDGFPHKESR; this is encoded by the coding sequence ATGTTCGGTCTTGATGCGTTTCATCTGGCGCGAATCCAATTCGCCTTTACCGTCTCATTTCATATCATCTTCCCCGCCATTACCATCGGTCTTGCCAGCTATCTGGCGGTACTGGAAGGTTTGTGGTTAAAAACCAACAACCCCACCTGGCGTTCGCTGTACCACTTCTGGTCGAAAATTTTCGCCGTCAACTTTGGGATGGGCGTGGTTTCCGGGCTGGTCATGGCCTACCAGTTCGGGACCAACTGGAGCGGTTTCTCGCAATTCGCCGGCAGTATCACCGGTCCCTTACTCACCTATGAAGTGCTCACCGCTTTCTTCCTGGAGGCTGGTTTTCTTGGCGTGATGCTATTTGGCTGGAACCGCGTCGGCCCCGGTCTGCATTTTTTCGCCACCTGCATGGTGGCGTTGGGAACCATTATCTCCACCTTCTGGATCCTGGCCTCCAACAGCTGGATGCAAACGCCACAAGGCTTTGAGGTCGTTAATGGTCAGGTCGTGCCCGTTGACTGGTTGGCCGTTATCTTTAATCCATCTTTCCCCTACCGATTGCTGCATATGTCTGTCGCCGCCTTCCTCAGCAGCGCGCTGTTCGTCGGCGCATCAGCGGCATGGCATTTACTGCGCGGCAACCAAACGCCCGCTATTCGCGCCATGTTCTCCATGGCGCTGTGGATGACGCTTATCGTCGCCCCAATTCAAGCCATGATCGGCGATATGCACGGCCTCAACACGCTAAAACACCAGCCGGCGAAAATTGCCGCTATTGAGGGGCACTGGGAAAACCCGCCGGGCGAACCCACGCCGCTGCTGCTATTTGGCTGGCCGGATATGCAGCAAGAACGCACCCGTTATGGCCTTGAGATCCCGGCGCTCGGGAGTCTGATCCTCACCCACAGTCTGGAGAAACAGGTTCCGGCACTGAAGGAATTCGCTGCGGAAGATCGCCCTAACTCCACCATCGTCTTCTGGTCATTCCGCCTGATGGCCGGGCTGGGCATGTTAATGATTGCGCTTGGCATCATTGCGCTGTGGTTACGCTATCGCCAACGCCTTTATCACTCCAGACCTTTCCTGCTCTTCGCGCTATGGATGGGGCCATCCGGGCTGATCGCCATTCTTGCCGGTTGGGTCACGACCGAAGTCGGGCGTCAGCCGTGGGTGGTATACGGCGTACAGCGCACCGCTGACGCGGTATCGGCACATGGCGACCTGCATATGACCATCAGCCTGCTGGCTTTTATCGCTGTCTACAGCTCGGTGTTCGGCGTGGGTTATAGCTACATGCTGCGTCTGATCCGCAAAGGGCCGCAGGAACAGATATCAGCGCCATCAGGCACGGCCGCGCGTCCGCTTTCCGCCGCCTCGGATGGTTTTCCGCATAAGGAGTCCCGCTAA
- the cydB gene encoding cytochrome d ubiquinol oxidase subunit II, protein MGIDLSIIWFVIIVFATLMYIVMDGFDLGIGILFAAVRRGEERDVMVNSVAPVWDGNETWLVLGGAGLFGAFPLAYAVIIDALSVPLTLMLIGLIFRGVAFEFRFKATPAHRPFWDKAFLGGSLLATFTQGMVVGAVINGFPVSGRSFSGGIFDWFTPFTLFCGLGLTIAYALLGASWLVMKSEDPLQRTMRRISRILLLALLVAIAVISLWTPLSQPTIAARWFSLPNLFFLLPVPLLVVAISAWLWRSLGRHVSHVLPFALTLALVFLGFSGLGISIWPYIIPPGITLWQAAAPPQSQGFMLVGALLIIPVILGYTFWSYYVFRGKVQPGEGYH, encoded by the coding sequence ATGGGCATTGATTTATCGATTATTTGGTTTGTGATCATCGTCTTCGCCACCCTGATGTATATCGTGATGGACGGTTTTGACCTCGGGATTGGGATTTTATTTGCCGCCGTGCGCCGTGGCGAAGAACGCGACGTGATGGTCAACAGCGTGGCCCCGGTGTGGGATGGCAACGAAACCTGGCTGGTGCTTGGCGGCGCAGGTCTTTTCGGCGCCTTCCCGCTGGCCTATGCGGTGATTATCGATGCGCTGTCGGTGCCGCTCACGCTGATGCTGATCGGCCTGATTTTTCGCGGCGTCGCGTTTGAGTTTCGCTTCAAAGCAACGCCTGCGCACCGTCCTTTCTGGGATAAGGCCTTTCTCGGCGGGTCGCTGCTGGCGACCTTCACTCAAGGGATGGTCGTTGGCGCGGTCATTAATGGTTTTCCCGTTAGCGGCCGCAGCTTTAGCGGCGGGATATTCGACTGGTTCACGCCGTTCACCCTGTTTTGCGGCCTCGGATTGACTATCGCGTATGCGCTTCTGGGCGCCAGTTGGCTGGTGATGAAAAGTGAGGATCCACTACAGCGCACCATGCGCAGAATCTCGCGTATCCTGCTGTTGGCATTGTTGGTCGCGATCGCGGTGATTAGTCTCTGGACGCCACTGTCACAACCCACGATTGCGGCTCGCTGGTTCAGCCTGCCGAACCTGTTTTTCCTGCTGCCGGTACCGCTGCTGGTGGTCGCCATCAGCGCCTGGCTGTGGCGCTCGCTTGGCCGACACGTCAGCCATGTGTTGCCGTTTGCCTTAACGCTGGCGCTAGTATTCCTTGGTTTCAGCGGGCTTGGGATCAGCATCTGGCCGTATATTATCCCACCGGGCATCACCTTATGGCAGGCCGCCGCGCCGCCGCAAAGTCAGGGCTTTATGCTGGTTGGCGCGTTGCTGATTATTCCCGTCATCCTCGGCTATACCTTCTGGAGCTACTACGTGTTCCGCGGCAAAGTTCAGCCTGGCGAGGGGTATCATTGA
- a CDS encoding DUF2474 domain-containing protein — protein sequence MNQSWGKRLLWMAAIWGISVLALGAVSMVFRLLMTAAGLRT from the coding sequence ATGAATCAATCATGGGGTAAGCGACTGCTATGGATGGCGGCGATCTGGGGCATTAGCGTACTGGCATTAGGCGCGGTCAGCATGGTGTTTCGCCTGTTGATGACCGCCGCAGGACTGCGTACCTGA